In Sphingobacterium sp. R2, the genomic stretch ATGCCCTTGGTTCTCTGTTTTTATACGTAATAGTTCCTTTTCTTTTTCTGCCGTCTGATATATTTTTTCCAGTTCCATGATTCGCGCATTACCCTTATCCTGATAAAGGGTATCGGACAGTTTTTTGTGCGCTTCGTACCAGTGGGTAGCTTCTCGCCATCGTTCCAATTTGACGGCTGTGGTCGCGAGGTTATCATATACCATTTGCTTGTTTCTGAGGGACTCTTTGTTTTGCACGTAAGGAAGTACGGCCAATAGCTTGTCCAAGGCAGCATGATATTGTCCCGCTTTTTGTAACGCACTGAATTGATCAAAAATAATGGATGCCGTCATATCCTTATTTTGCTGTCTTTTGGCAGCAGCAAGTCCATGTTCAAAATGGATATTAGCCTTGGACATGTTCTTTTCTGCCGCCCAATAGCTTCCTGTCACGGTGTGGTAAATGGGTATATAGGATGAATTGGGAATACGGCGACTTATTTGCTCAGCCTTATCGAGTCGTTTTTTTGCTGTTATAGCATCCTGCCGAAACAATGCATTGCGGGCAGCATTGACATACAATGTGAAAAGCTGTTCATCGGAATCTTTTCTGGCCTGTAGCAGATGAAAAGCCTTCTCATAGTATTGTTCGGCTTTGCCATATGCCTGGAGATTCATCAGCAACATCGCAACATTCTGGTAATTATTGCCCAGCAGGATATTGTCTTGAAGCTGTTCCGCTATCGGTATCACTTTATTGAGCAGCACATGTACATATTCATCCGACTTTCCCTCGCGCTGAAGTAATGCGCCATAACTTCCCCAAAGCCGAGCACGGTGCTTCTGCGCGGAAACGTTATTTTTCTGATCGATTTTTTTAAGCTGATCTTCAGCCCGTAAATAAAGCTGTTTCGCCAGTAAAGGGGCTGAGTCAAAGTAGACCGAAGCGCGGTAGAAATAGGATAGTCCCCTATAGTAGCTGGATTTTTGCATGGGGCCTAATACCTGTTCGGCTTCTGCGATGTACTTGAGCGCTTGGATACTATCGTAATCACACCAGAAAAAGCTCAATTCATACAGGGCTTGGGCCTTGCGCTCCTGATCGTCCACACGCAGCAGTTGTTGATATAGGCTATCGCTATAGTGCTCAAGTTGATTCTTTTGCTGGCCAAGGGCATTGAAGCGTGGCAGTGCACAGAGCACTGCGATAAATAGTAACATTTTATGCATGCACGGGAAACAGAATATTGATTTCTCAAAATACAAAATAATTCTTATTACCGCCAAATCATCTGTCCATCAGCGCTTTCAATTCTGTCTTTTCCTTTCCAGATGACAGGAAGGACTTCGGAAGCACTATTGGTTTCTAAACCAACATCGTGCTGCTTACCATCATTCGGAATAATTTTTAAGTCCCATAGGTATCCAAGTGTTCCCGTAGACCGATAATTGGTACCAATCAATAGGTATTTTCCATCCGGTGAGAATGCTGGCATCGATTCTTTAAAATTGCTTGAAGTGACCTGCTTGAGGTTATTTCCGTCTACATCCATGGTGTAGATATGGTTGCCGATGTTGAGTGCAAATTGTGTTCCCGCTTGGTTGACCGTCAGCTTGCCCCAGTCCTGATAGTTCATTTCCTTCACCAAGGCTCCGGAGTTATAAGGGGGAGCAATCTTTATGATATACTTTCCATGTGTCAAGACAATGTTATTTCCTGGTAGCCATACCCGCGATTCGTTGAAGCCCAGCCGTTCACCATTAATGTCTACAATACGTGCGACAAATTCGCCGTTTCGCTTTAAAATGGTCACCCCGTCCTGAAAGTCATTTGACGTTACCAGGATTAAGCTGTTGTCGGGGGATAGGTAGCCTTTGCAGTAGGAGTTTCCAGCAGGGCTGTTATAAATAAATTCTTCGACGATGTTTCCGCTGTTCATAGCACTGATCGTAAACTTTACATCGTACTGGCCTAATGTGCTTGCATTTACAGCGGTTAGTTTCCATTTTCCATCGCGTGAAATATCGAAATTATTCAGCTTTGAGTCGTCTGGTATAAAAGATCCACCGACGCCGTCGGGTAAGCTCATCTTCAGCACCCCTTCAGTCGCCCAGTCGTAATAAATCGTTCCCTTCAATGCAGCGGGGTAAGTGCTCGATCCGTTACCATTTTCCACACTGTCCTTTGAGCAAGAGCTGACAATCAATAAAGTAAATAGCTGTACGGCTATGCAAAATAACTTTTTCATCGTTCTTTTCTTTTGGTATAATCCAAAATTACACGGTTGATCATTTTAAATCAATCCACGAAAACTAGGGTTTTATTTAAAATACGCGTCAACTTATTTAGTGCAGGCGCATCATCATCGATTTTGGAGAAAGCATTTTGTCATACGAAAAATACGAAAACGTTATAGTTAAAGAACGAAAACGTTGTAGTTAAATGTTGATAACTTCAAAGTATGATGTGTTGGAACGGATCGCTAAAGGTCGGAGGTGTCCCGCTAGGCACTTTTTTGACCGAAATGTTCGTTATTGAGACAAAGTCGCAATTTTTTGATACAATATCGTCCTGTTTTTCTAATTCCTAATCTTCACTTTTACAATTAAGATTCCTTGAATCAAGGAAGCCAATTATAAAATTACTGATTCATCTAAAGTGAGTATTTCTTTATGAGAAACAATTGTAAACTAAAACAAAATCTGTTTTATGGTTTTGCCACCAGCAAATGGCTACCCTGTTCCTGCCTGTGGTGTCTTGTCGCTTTATCGAGTCCTGCTGCGATAGTAAGGGCCAATGTACCCGTTTTAAAGGCCTTGGACAAGGCTATCCAAAATCGTGAGATTACAGGTAAAATTACAGATGATACCGGCCAGCCGCTAGCTGCCGTGACTGTCAATGTGGCTGGTAGCAACGTAAGCACCGCTTCAAAGGCGGATGGAACCTATACCATTACCATACCTGTCGCAAGCAAAACGTTAGTATTTACATTATTGGGATACAAGAGCAAGGAGGTCGACCTAACAGCAACTAACGTCGTCAATGTGGAGCTAACATCTACCACGGGCGAGTTGGATGAAGTGGTGGTGGTGGGCTACGGTACCATGCGTAAAAAAGACCTAACGGGCTCGGTGACACAAATCCATCCGGATCGCATTGCTAATGAAAACCCCAAAACTGTACAGGATATTTTGCGTGGCTCGGCAGGACTGAATATTGGCTATGATGCTTCGGCCAAAGGGGGCGGTTCTATTGAGGTAAGGGGTAAACGGTCGGTATACGATAGTAACAGCGGACACAACAACCCCTTGCTGGTGCTTGATGGGATGATTTTCTATGGTGAACTTTCTGAAATCAATCCGGATGACATTGAGCAGATTGATGTATTGAAGGACGCTTCCGCTGCAGCTATCTATGGGTCAAAAGCGGCCAGTGGCGTAATTATCATCAGCACAAAAAAAGGGAAGCAGGGCAAACCGACCATCAATATGACGATGAATGCTGGTGCAACACAGTTGAGTGAATACCGCAAAAGATTCAGCCCAGATGCCTATTTGCAGCACCGAGAGGATTGGTATACCAAAAATACCTACGGCGTTAATCCCACGACGGGCTTATATGAGGCTTATCAGACCCGGGATGCTAAGGGTAACCTGACGGTGCCTTATGGCTTTTACCTCAATCCAGGGCAGCTACCGGCATCCTTGTCGCTCGATGCCTGGCGTGCGCAATCGACCAATGAAAGTGGCGAATCTGACCGGAGTATCTGGGGCCGCCGTTTGGGGCTGCAAGGAAATGCGCTGCAGAACTTTCTGGATGGAAAAACGGTCGATTGGGCCGATCATACCTTTCGTACGGGCTTTAACCAAGATTACAACGCTAGCATCAGCGGAGCAAGCGACCGGGTGAACTATTACCTGTCTATGGGCTACCTCAAGAATGAGGGCACTGTCGTGAGCGATACTTACAAGGCTGTGCGGGCCAATATGAAAATCAATGCAAAGGTGACCGACTGGCTTGAGCTGGGTGCAAACGTTAATTTCCAGGACCGCTCGGACGGGAATATAGATATCGATATGGATCAAATCCTGCGCAACAGCCCGTACGCAGATTATGCAGATGCCAACGGCAATCCGCTGCAATATCCGCTTAGCGAACAGTTCAGTCAGCGGGGGTACAATTATGATTTTCAGAAGAAATACCTAGAGCTGGACAAAGGATATTCGGTGTTTAACTCTATTTTCAATGCTAAAATTAAACTGCCCTTTAATATCACGTATTCATTTAATGCTTCGCCACGCTTGCAGTATTTCCATGACCGTTACTTTATGTCGGCCGAACTACCGGGTTCCAATCCGGCAGATCGTGGTGCAAACCGCGAGCAAACGAAGCGTTTCGACTGGTCGCTCAACAACACCATCACTTGGGAACAAACCATTGCGGATAAACACCGCCTGATGGTAACTTTGGTGCAGGAAGCTGAGGAACAGCAATCCTGGAAAGATCGCATTGAGGCACGCAATATCCTACCTTCGGATGCCCTCGGCTTTCACAATACCAAAAATGGATCAAAGGAAAACAGCAGCTTTGATAGCTACGATACCCATCAGACAGCGGATGCCTTATTGGCCCGTTTATTTTATGCCTACGATGACCGCTATATGCTCACGACGTCTATCCGACGGGATGGTTATTCAGCTTTCGGTACTTCCAACCCCTATGCGACTTTTCCTTCTGTAGCCTTAGCCTGGAACTTTACCAAAGAAAAATTCTTTGACTGGGGGAATGTAATGGATTACGGTAAGTTGCGCGTTTCATACGGTAAAAATGGAAACCGGCAACTGGCCGATCCGAATCTAGCGTTGGCCAACCTGTATTCGGGCAGTGGCAAGATGCATGGCTACCTCAACTCGGCCGGCGAACTGGTTCAATACCGCTACCTGATGGTGGATCGGCTGGCCAATCCAAACCTGCAGTGGGAAAAGACCACAGCCTGGAATTTTGGTCTGGACTTCGGATTTTTAAAAAATCGCATTTCAGGAACATTGGAGTACTACCTGATGCAAACCCACGACATGATCATGGAGCAAAAGCTACCCAATTTTACAGGATTTGGAAGTATCACCACCAACCTGGGGCAGGTGG encodes the following:
- a CDS encoding sensor histidine kinase — encoded protein: MLLFIAVLCALPRFNALGQQKNQLEHYSDSLYQQLLRVDDQERKAQALYELSFFWCDYDSIQALKYIAEAEQVLGPMQKSSYYRGLSYFYRASVYFDSAPLLAKQLYLRAEDQLKKIDQKNNVSAQKHRARLWGSYGALLQREGKSDEYVHVLLNKVIPIAEQLQDNILLGNNYQNVAMLLMNLQAYGKAEQYYEKAFHLLQARKDSDEQLFTLYVNAARNALFRQDAITAKKRLDKAEQISRRIPNSSYIPIYHTVTGSYWAAEKNMSKANIHFEHGLAAAKRQQNKDMTASIIFDQFSALQKAGQYHAALDKLLAVLPYVQNKESLRNKQMVYDNLATTAVKLERWREATHWYEAHKKLSDTLYQDKGNARIMELEKIYQTAEKEKELLRIKTENQGHQIALQRTRMWVGVLAFAMLILSFFSFTWYTAFRNKKKLSTQKEMLLEKEIKNRKQQEKLNLYNAMLQGQERERSRIARDLHDGLGGILASTKLKLSAFAANANPHQEAGKKMDLHLIIEQLDHSVDELRRIARNMMPESLLYMGLEVALRDLCNAMSHPKLQVDFQASNLQEHYPQDFLIAAYRILQELLTNAIKYSGASQVWVQCSQVADKFHMNVEDNGKGFDPQHTTMTKEGIGISNIRNRVDILNGQLEIDAAVGNGASFHIQLNIHG
- a CDS encoding TolB family protein; protein product: MKKLFCIAVQLFTLLIVSSCSKDSVENGNGSSTYPAALKGTIYYDWATEGVLKMSLPDGVGGSFIPDDSKLNNFDISRDGKWKLTAVNASTLGQYDVKFTISAMNSGNIVEEFIYNSPAGNSYCKGYLSPDNSLILVTSNDFQDGVTILKRNGEFVARIVDINGERLGFNESRVWLPGNNIVLTHGKYIIKIAPPYNSGALVKEMNYQDWGKLTVNQAGTQFALNIGNHIYTMDVDGNNLKQVTSSNFKESMPAFSPDGKYLLIGTNYRSTGTLGYLWDLKIIPNDGKQHDVGLETNSASEVLPVIWKGKDRIESADGQMIWR
- a CDS encoding SusC/RagA family TonB-linked outer membrane protein, yielding MRNNCKLKQNLFYGFATSKWLPCSCLWCLVALSSPAAIVRANVPVLKALDKAIQNREITGKITDDTGQPLAAVTVNVAGSNVSTASKADGTYTITIPVASKTLVFTLLGYKSKEVDLTATNVVNVELTSTTGELDEVVVVGYGTMRKKDLTGSVTQIHPDRIANENPKTVQDILRGSAGLNIGYDASAKGGGSIEVRGKRSVYDSNSGHNNPLLVLDGMIFYGELSEINPDDIEQIDVLKDASAAAIYGSKAASGVIIISTKKGKQGKPTINMTMNAGATQLSEYRKRFSPDAYLQHREDWYTKNTYGVNPTTGLYEAYQTRDAKGNLTVPYGFYLNPGQLPASLSLDAWRAQSTNESGESDRSIWGRRLGLQGNALQNFLDGKTVDWADHTFRTGFNQDYNASISGASDRVNYYLSMGYLKNEGTVVSDTYKAVRANMKINAKVTDWLELGANVNFQDRSDGNIDIDMDQILRNSPYADYADANGNPLQYPLSEQFSQRGYNYDFQKKYLELDKGYSVFNSIFNAKIKLPFNITYSFNASPRLQYFHDRYFMSAELPGSNPADRGANREQTKRFDWSLNNTITWEQTIADKHRLMVTLVQEAEEQQSWKDRIEARNILPSDALGFHNTKNGSKENSSFDSYDTHQTADALLARLFYAYDDRYMLTTSIRRDGYSAFGTSNPYATFPSVALAWNFTKEKFFDWGNVMDYGKLRVSYGKNGNRQLADPNLALANLYSGSGKMHGYLNSAGELVQYRYLMVDRLANPNLQWEKTTAWNFGLDFGFLKNRISGTLEYYLMQTHDMIMEQKLPNFTGFGSITTNLGQVDNKGIELTLNTVNLKKEKLQWSTSFNFAYNKNQIVHLYKNYQDVLDANGNVTGRKEMDEISNNWFIGQPIGAIWNYQVTGIWQANEAAEAAKYGQAPGDPKVANVYTADDVVNGDITKPVYNNNDKVFLGQTDPRFRWSMRNEFILWNDLSFSFNIYSAMGHKSLSGNYLNNDDDGGRMAYGLANLPAKEYWTPDNPTDRYGRIEAKGPIGAEGAAQLYDRSFIRLDNISVGYTLPRHLTSKYNLNRVKLYGTVRNVATWTNDWEYGDPETGSWASRVFTFGVNLSL